The proteins below are encoded in one region of Balaenoptera ricei isolate mBalRic1 chromosome 6, mBalRic1.hap2, whole genome shotgun sequence:
- the LOC132367798 gene encoding interferon alpha-1-like, with amino-acid sequence MAPTLSFLLALVLLSCNSSCSLGCDLPQTHSLANTRALMLLQQMRRISPFSCLKDRKDFGFPQEAFGGNQFQKAQAIAVVHETIQQTFRLFSTEGSAAAWDEPLLDKFCTALSQQLTDLQACLMQEAGLEGTPLLKEDSILAVRKYFHRITAYLQEKKYSPCAWEIVRAEVMRSFSSSTNLQERLRRNE; translated from the coding sequence ATGGCCCCAACCTTGTCCTTCCTCCTGGCCCTGGTGCTGCTCAGCTGCAACTCCAGCTGCTCTCTGGGCTGCGACCTGCCTCAGACCCACAGCCTGGCTAACACGAGGGCCCTGATGCTCCTGCAACAAATGAGGAGAATCTCCCCCTTCTCCTGCCTGAAGGACAGAAAGGACTTTGGATTCCCCCAGGAGGCGTTTGGAGGCAACCAGTTCCAGAAGGCTCAAGCCATCGCTGTCGTCCATGAGACGATCCAGCAGACCTTCCGGCTCTTCAGCACGGAGGGCTCGGCTGCCGCTTGGGATGAGCCCCTCCTGGACAAGTTCTGCACTGCACTTTCTCAGCAGCTCACTGACCTGCAAGCCTGTCTGATGCAGGAGGCGGGGCTGGAAGGGACTCCCCTGCTGAAGGAGGACTCCATCCTGGCTGTAAGGAAATACTTCCACAGAATCACTGCCTATCTGCAAGAGAAGAAATACAGCCCTTGTGCCTGGGAGATCGTCAGAGCAGAAGTCATGAGATCCTTCTCTTCATCAACAAACTTGCAAGAAAGACTCAGGAGGAATGAATGA
- the LOC132367800 gene encoding interferon omega-1-like: MALLRKNVIREPTPKVPPDARLSQASCSLICPMAFVLSLLTALVLFSYGPGGSLGCNLSQNHVRISRKNFMVLGQMRRISPSFCLKDRKDFRFPQDMVDGSQLPKAQATSVLHEMLQQIFRLFHTERSSAAWDTSLLDKLRTGLHQQLEDLDACLVQVMGDEETALGVTGPTLAVKRYFQGIHLYLKEKKYSDCAWEIVRVEIMRSLSSSTNLQERIRIMDRDLGSP; the protein is encoded by the coding sequence ATGGCCTTGCTTAGAAAGAATGTCATCAGAGAACCTACCCCCAAGGTTCCCCCAGACGCCCGTCTCAGCCAGGCCAGCTGCAGCCTCATTTGCCCCATGGCCTTCGTGCTCTCTCTACTGACCGCCCTGGTGCTGTTCAGCTACGGCCCTGGTGGATCACTGGGCTGCAACCTGTCTCAGAACCACGTGCGGATTAGCAGGAAGAACTTCATGGTTCTGGGCCAGATGAGGAGAATCTCCCCTAGCTTCTGTCTGAAGGATAGAAAAGACTTCAGGTTCCCCCAGGACATGGTGGATGGCAGCCAGCTCCCGAAGGCCCAGGCCACCTCTGTCCTCCACGAGATGCTCCAGCAGATCTTCCGCCTCTTCCACACAGAGCGCTCCTCTGCCGCCTGGGACACCTCCCTCCTGGACAAACTCCGCACTGGACTCCATCAGCAGCTGGAGGACCTGGACGCCTGCTTGGTGCAGGTGATGGGAGATGAAGAAACTGCCCTGGGAGTGACGGGCCCTACACTGGCCGTGAAGAGGTACTTCCAGGGAATCCATCTCTacctgaaagagaagaaatacagtGACTGTGCCTGGGAAATCGTCAGAGTGGAAATCATGAGATCC